In one window of Ruminococcus albus AD2013 DNA:
- the prfB gene encoding peptide chain release factor 2, whose amino-acid sequence MAVVFLENLRSELEACRPMIKELHDVYDIENAAEKIEELHEKAAEPGFWDDPEKSQVVLQQTRNLEGKVERYNKFNGAADDIEVMIEMAAEEDEDTQAELVEEIKAELDKLKADLDAASLETLLTGEYDHSNAILNFHAGAGGTEAQDWTEMLIRMYTKWADSHGFSAKIMDILEGGDAGIKSCSMFIEGENAYGYLKSESGIHRLVRISPFDSSGSRHTSFSAVEVMPELDDNIEVEIRPEDIEMEVYRASGAGGQHINKTSSAVRLIHKPTGIVTACQTQRSQFQNKDYAMKMLKAKLIEIKEREHLEKIEDIKGVQKEIAWGSQIRSYVFMPYTLVKDLRTGYEYNNVKAVMDGDLDGFINAYLKALSLGKIEKN is encoded by the coding sequence ATGGCAGTTGTTTTTTTAGAGAACCTTAGATCGGAGCTTGAAGCCTGCCGTCCGATGATAAAGGAGCTGCACGATGTTTACGATATCGAGAATGCAGCCGAGAAGATAGAAGAGCTTCACGAAAAGGCAGCAGAACCCGGATTCTGGGATGACCCCGAGAAATCACAGGTAGTTCTGCAGCAGACAAGGAACCTTGAAGGCAAGGTAGAGCGTTATAACAAGTTCAACGGTGCTGCCGATGATATCGAGGTAATGATAGAGATGGCTGCCGAAGAGGACGAGGATACTCAGGCAGAACTGGTCGAAGAGATCAAGGCTGAGCTTGACAAGCTGAAAGCCGATCTTGATGCGGCATCCCTGGAAACTCTGCTGACAGGCGAGTATGACCACAGCAATGCGATCCTGAACTTCCACGCAGGCGCAGGCGGAACCGAGGCTCAGGACTGGACTGAAATGCTCATCAGAATGTACACCAAATGGGCAGATTCCCACGGCTTCAGCGCTAAGATAATGGATATACTCGAGGGCGGTGACGCAGGTATAAAGAGCTGCTCCATGTTCATCGAGGGCGAAAACGCTTACGGATATCTGAAAAGCGAATCAGGCATACATAGACTTGTCCGCATTTCGCCTTTTGACAGCTCCGGAAGCAGACACACATCATTCTCTGCGGTTGAAGTAATGCCCGAACTCGATGATAATATCGAAGTTGAGATCAGACCCGAGGATATCGAGATGGAAGTTTACCGTGCAAGCGGCGCGGGCGGACAGCACATCAACAAGACTTCCTCTGCGGTAAGACTGATACACAAGCCCACAGGTATTGTTACAGCCTGCCAGACTCAGCGTTCACAGTTCCAGAACAAGGACTACGCTATGAAAATGCTGAAAGCAAAGCTGATCGAGATCAAGGAGAGAGAACACCTCGAAAAGATCGAAGATATCAAGGGCGTACAGAAGGAGATAGCATGGGGTTCGCAGATTCGTTCCTACGTTTTCATGCCCTATACCCTTGTAAAGGATCTCCGTACAGGATATGAGTATAACAACGTCAAGGCTGTAATGGACGGCGACCTCGATGGCTTCATCAACGCCTACCTGAAAGCCCTCTCACTCGGCAAGATCGAGAAGAACTGA
- the pfkA gene encoding 6-phosphofructokinase yields the protein MAKKIGVLTSGGDAPGMNAAVRAVCRAALQRGMEVVGIQRGYNGLLNGEVFEMNARSVSGIIQRGGTCLYTARCPEFRNKEGVAKGRDKCKELGLDGIVVIGGDGSFRGAADLSAMGIPCIGLPGTIDNDISCTEYTIGYDTAMNTAMEMIDKIKDTAQSHDRCSVVEVMGRNAGYIAINVGLAVGAEAVITPEEDYDIDAICEKIKNTIKNGKNHFVVVVAEGVGKTDEITKIISEKTGVETRATILGHVQRGGSPTVRDRVVATQMGYHAVELLEKGIGNRVVGMKDNKVYDVDIQEALSMKKPFEDELYKILNETAF from the coding sequence ATGGCAAAGAAAATCGGCGTTCTTACAAGCGGCGGCGATGCTCCCGGAATGAATGCAGCTGTCAGAGCAGTTTGCAGAGCAGCTCTGCAGAGGGGCATGGAAGTAGTTGGTATCCAGCGCGGATACAACGGTCTGCTGAACGGTGAAGTCTTTGAGATGAACGCAAGATCTGTATCAGGCATTATCCAGAGAGGCGGCACTTGTCTTTACACAGCAAGATGCCCCGAATTCAGAAATAAGGAAGGCGTAGCCAAGGGCAGAGACAAGTGCAAGGAACTTGGTCTGGATGGCATCGTTGTTATCGGCGGAGACGGCTCTTTCAGAGGCGCAGCTGACCTTTCAGCAATGGGTATCCCCTGCATAGGTCTTCCCGGCACTATCGACAACGATATCTCATGCACAGAGTATACTATCGGTTATGATACCGCTATGAATACTGCTATGGAAATGATCGACAAGATCAAGGATACTGCACAGTCCCACGACAGATGCTCTGTTGTTGAGGTAATGGGCAGAAACGCAGGCTACATAGCAATAAACGTTGGTCTGGCTGTTGGTGCTGAGGCTGTTATCACTCCCGAAGAGGATTATGACATCGATGCTATCTGCGAAAAGATCAAGAATACAATTAAGAACGGCAAGAACCACTTCGTTGTAGTAGTAGCTGAGGGCGTTGGCAAGACCGACGAGATCACTAAGATCATCAGCGAGAAGACAGGCGTTGAGACCAGAGCAACTATCCTGGGTCACGTACAGAGAGGCGGCTCTCCTACCGTTCGCGACAGAGTCGTTGCTACACAGATGGGCTATCACGCTGTTGAACTGCTTGAAAAGGGCATCGGCAACAGAGTTGTCGGCATGAAGGATAACAAGGTCTATGACGTTGATATTCAGGAAGCACTGTCCATGAAGAAGCCTTTCGAGGACGAACTTTACAAGATACTGAACGAAACTGCGTTCTGA
- a CDS encoding protein kinase domain-containing protein — MEPSVKLCMGCMNELGADGHCHYCSYTDDIPHLQAYLAPRTVLDNRYVIGKMLSYNGEGASYICYDMVGKCKCVCREYMPDTLCERAPDGLTLNVNRDCLAKYKTFMSEFADMNKVLSRMRNLTHIVTAKDMFAENNTTYVILEYVEGVSLKKFLQSNKGFLTWEQVKKLFVPLFTTLNIIHNAGIIHRGISPENIIVTTDGELKLTGFCISSIRTSNTGMMPEFYSGYTAPEQYSSLQWQGTWTDVYAVAAVIYRILTGNMPLDANTRIHNDTLMEASRINPRIPLHISDALAQAMAVRGEERTQTVTELVSGLFEQPSRIEHPKGSTQTIPIQHIPRDERRYRDEEDEEEEYQRRRPAKKSSRMATIVGICVLGVLLVIGIYLMTQLFAPPDENANAVSRAPKEEISDSEEEDSYDYGTATITTEAKSDDDDTEYGRGSIMPNLVGLYYTEVEKKMGDEFTLKPKYYYSDDDDRGYVKSQSIPEGTDYDPKRKNELVLEVCAGPSVIPVPDCTNYSKSEYLSLLDSLNIKYSVAEDYSKSVPYGLVSKTSIPAGGWINIEDGDILTVTISLGRPPETTTKAKSPDDSSDDSSKSDQIGVEVQDPWAPHVDPPVNSDDTSNVDQPENTENQNDGGDNNGGVVFY; from the coding sequence ATGGAGCCGAGTGTCAAGCTGTGCATGGGCTGCATGAACGAGCTGGGAGCGGACGGACACTGCCATTATTGCAGTTATACGGACGATATCCCCCATTTACAGGCTTATCTGGCACCCAGAACGGTGCTGGATAACAGATATGTCATAGGCAAGATGCTCTCATATAATGGCGAGGGCGCTTCGTATATATGTTATGATATGGTCGGCAAATGCAAATGCGTCTGTCGTGAATATATGCCTGATACACTGTGCGAGAGAGCGCCCGATGGACTGACTCTCAACGTTAACAGGGACTGTCTGGCGAAGTATAAGACATTCATGTCAGAATTTGCCGATATGAACAAGGTGCTTTCAAGAATGAGGAACCTCACCCATATCGTCACGGCAAAGGATATGTTCGCCGAGAACAATACTACCTATGTTATTCTCGAATATGTTGAGGGTGTGTCGCTGAAGAAATTCTTGCAGTCGAACAAGGGATTCCTCACATGGGAGCAGGTAAAGAAACTCTTCGTGCCCCTGTTCACTACGCTGAATATAATCCACAACGCAGGGATAATCCACAGAGGTATCTCCCCTGAGAATATAATAGTTACTACCGATGGCGAGCTGAAGCTCACAGGCTTCTGCATAAGCTCGATAAGAACATCGAATACAGGCATGATGCCTGAGTTCTATTCGGGTTATACCGCACCCGAGCAGTATTCATCACTGCAGTGGCAGGGTACATGGACTGACGTCTATGCGGTGGCTGCTGTCATCTACCGCATACTCACGGGCAATATGCCCCTTGATGCTAATACGAGGATACACAATGATACGCTGATGGAGGCTTCACGCATAAATCCGCGTATACCCCTGCATATCTCCGATGCGCTGGCACAGGCTATGGCTGTACGCGGCGAGGAGAGAACACAGACCGTTACCGAACTGGTCTCAGGTCTGTTTGAACAGCCTTCGAGGATAGAGCACCCCAAGGGCTCTACACAGACTATCCCGATACAGCATATCCCACGCGATGAAAGACGCTATCGCGATGAGGAGGACGAAGAGGAAGAGTATCAGCGCAGAAGACCTGCAAAGAAGAGCAGCCGTATGGCAACAATAGTCGGTATCTGCGTGCTGGGCGTCCTGCTGGTGATAGGAATATATCTTATGACACAGCTTTTTGCTCCGCCCGATGAGAATGCAAATGCGGTATCCCGAGCTCCCAAGGAAGAGATCTCCGACAGTGAGGAAGAGGACAGCTACGATTACGGCACTGCTACGATCACCACCGAAGCTAAGTCTGATGATGATGATACCGAGTACGGCAGAGGTTCTATAATGCCGAATCTGGTCGGTCTGTACTATACAGAAGTCGAAAAGAAGATGGGCGACGAGTTCACCCTGAAGCCGAAGTATTACTACTCTGACGATGACGACCGCGGCTACGTAAAGAGCCAGAGCATCCCCGAGGGAACAGATTACGATCCCAAGAGGAAGAACGAACTGGTTCTGGAAGTGTGCGCTGGACCTTCTGTAATACCTGTACCTGACTGCACTAATTATTCCAAGAGCGAATATCTCAGCCTGCTTGACAGCCTGAACATCAAGTACAGTGTTGCCGAAGATTACAGCAAGTCGGTGCCTTATGGTTTGGTATCCAAGACAAGCATACCTGCAGGCGGCTGGATAAATATCGAGGATGGTGATATCCTCACTGTAACGATCAGCCTTGGCAGACCGCCCGAGACTACAACCAAGGCAAAATCACCTGATGACAGCAGCGATGACTCTTCAAAGTCAGATCAGATAGGCGTTGAGGTACAGGATCCATGGGCTCCCCACGTAGATCCACCAGTAAACTCTGATGACACATCAAACGTCGATCAGCCCGAAAATACGGAGAATCAGAACGATGGCGGCGACAATAACGGCGGAGTTGTGTTCTACTGA
- a CDS encoding glycosyltransferase produces the protein MEKDGVRLPEYSVLMSVYKGEKPEFLRECIDSMLEQTFAPDDFVLVCDGPLTKELDNVISEYEHKHECFRVLRLPENMGVGYCANEGLKMCRNEYIVKMDSDDIALPERCELSMYMMAKHPGVDMLGAYISEFDSDTGEEIAVRKTPTGDSAIRKYARRRNPFNNPTLVYKKSWVEKIGGYTTVRRCEDYDFVVRMLAAGAVGRNIPKVLVRYRVNGGNYDRRRNWANTRSFIAVRWKIYRSGFSGLWDFTVTTAAQLVMFLLPSSLTGRFYKKLLR, from the coding sequence ATGGAGAAAGATGGTGTCAGGCTGCCCGAATACAGCGTGCTGATGTCCGTGTATAAGGGAGAAAAACCTGAGTTCCTTAGAGAATGTATCGATAGTATGCTTGAACAGACCTTTGCGCCCGATGATTTCGTGCTGGTCTGCGATGGCCCGCTTACCAAGGAACTGGATAATGTTATCAGTGAGTATGAGCATAAGCATGAGTGCTTCCGCGTGCTGCGCCTGCCAGAGAATATGGGAGTGGGCTACTGCGCCAACGAAGGACTTAAAATGTGCAGGAACGAGTATATCGTAAAGATGGACTCGGATGATATCGCTCTGCCCGAACGCTGTGAGCTCTCCATGTATATGATGGCGAAGCACCCCGGGGTCGATATGCTGGGCGCTTATATAAGCGAGTTTGACAGCGACACGGGTGAAGAGATAGCTGTCAGGAAGACACCCACCGGTGATTCTGCGATACGGAAGTACGCTAGGCGCAGAAACCCATTCAATAATCCCACGCTGGTGTATAAAAAGTCATGGGTCGAGAAAATAGGCGGCTACACGACGGTAAGGCGCTGCGAGGACTACGATTTCGTTGTGCGTATGCTGGCTGCGGGTGCTGTGGGAAGAAATATCCCCAAGGTGCTGGTGAGATACCGCGTCAACGGCGGAAACTATGACAGACGCCGCAACTGGGCAAATACCAGGAGCTTCATAGCGGTGCGCTGGAAGATCTATCGCTCGGGATTTTCGGGACTGTGGGACTTCACCGTTACCACTGCTGCGCAGCTCGTGATGTTCCTGCTGCCATCATCGCTGACCGGAAGATTTTACAAGAAACTGTTGAGATGA
- the rpsI gene encoding 30S ribosomal protein S9, translating to MYESKQPYFYGTGRRKHSVARVRVYEGTGKVTINGRDIDDYFGLETLKLIVRQPFAVTDTVDKYDIVCTVTGGGVTGQAGAIRHGISRALLQASDEFRPLLKKEGFLTRDPRMKERKKYGLKAARRAPQFSKR from the coding sequence ATGTACGAATCCAAGCAGCCATATTTCTATGGCACAGGCAGAAGAAAGCACTCTGTTGCCCGCGTTCGTGTTTACGAGGGTACAGGTAAGGTTACTATCAACGGCAGAGACATCGACGATTATTTCGGCCTTGAGACACTCAAGCTGATCGTTCGTCAGCCTTTCGCTGTTACTGATACTGTTGACAAGTATGACATCGTTTGCACTGTTACAGGCGGCGGTGTTACAGGTCAGGCAGGCGCAATCAGACACGGTATTTCCAGAGCTCTGCTCCAGGCTAGCGATGAGTTCAGACCTCTCCTGAAGAAGGAAGGCTTCCTCACTCGTGACCCCAGAATGAAGGAAAGAAAGAAGTACGGTCTGAAGGCTGCTCGTCGCGCACCTCAGTTCTCAAAGAGATAA
- the rplM gene encoding 50S ribosomal protein L13 gives MSTYMPKAADITRKWYIIDAEGQSLGRVAAKAATILRGKHKPTYAPHADCGDHVIIINSDKAVLTGKKLQQKKFYHHTGWIGGLKEIGYDKLMAEQSDRAMTIAVEGMLPNNTLGRAAAKRLRVYKGAEHNNAAQKPEKYEL, from the coding sequence ATGTCTACTTATATGCCCAAGGCTGCGGACATCACCCGCAAGTGGTATATCATCGACGCTGAGGGTCAGTCCCTCGGTAGAGTTGCTGCTAAGGCAGCTACTATTCTTCGTGGTAAGCATAAGCCTACTTATGCACCTCACGCTGACTGCGGCGACCACGTAATCATCATCAACAGCGACAAGGCTGTTCTCACAGGTAAGAAGCTCCAGCAGAAGAAGTTCTACCACCACACCGGTTGGATAGGCGGTCTGAAGGAGATCGGCTATGACAAGCTGATGGCTGAGCAGTCCGACAGAGCTATGACAATAGCTGTTGAGGGTATGCTCCCCAACAACACTCTTGGCAGAGCTGCTGCAAAGAGACTGAGAGTTTATAAGGGTGCTGAGCATAACAATGCTGCACAGAAGCCCGAAAAGTACGAGCTGTAA
- a CDS encoding hybrid sensor histidine kinase/response regulator: MHTEEEYLAAVKEIAELKGELSRARRNYEAVTDHMSRISHDIRTPMNSIIGLAKLGEEESSGRAVKEYFGKIRESAEYQLEILGDVLDMARIESGQFTLYPEAYSLETLAETLTSMTAPLAEQKGITFSAEFHDIFADTLVLDKLRLRQILMNLLSNAVKFTPEKGKVMLTVSQMAAGNGRVRTVFTVKDNGIGMSEEFTKNMFKPFTQERTAATAEIQGSGLGLSIVKNLVDLMGGDIRVKSQIGVGTEFIVEIDCEPASGGKANDKNADMSYDFSGKRALVVDDHSINRILEVKLLKRVGFETDSAANGYECLKKFIASEIGYYDVILMDVKMPVMDGLEAAGKIRALERTDSAKVKMIAMSANSYPEDMERSKEAGMDIHIAKPVIPSVLYSELAGLLR; the protein is encoded by the coding sequence TTGCATACCGAGGAGGAGTATCTGGCTGCGGTAAAAGAGATCGCTGAGCTGAAAGGTGAGTTGTCACGGGCTCGCAGGAACTATGAAGCGGTCACGGATCATATGTCGCGTATCAGCCATGATATACGTACACCCATGAATTCTATTATCGGGCTTGCAAAACTTGGTGAAGAAGAGAGCAGCGGCAGGGCTGTAAAGGAGTATTTCGGAAAGATAAGGGAATCTGCCGAGTATCAGCTGGAGATACTGGGCGATGTGCTCGATATGGCTAGGATAGAGAGCGGACAGTTCACTCTTTATCCCGAGGCTTATTCACTTGAAACTCTGGCGGAGACACTTACATCTATGACAGCTCCGCTGGCTGAACAGAAAGGTATCACATTCTCGGCTGAATTCCATGATATCTTTGCGGATACACTGGTGCTGGACAAGCTGAGGCTCAGGCAGATACTTATGAACCTGCTTTCCAATGCCGTGAAGTTCACGCCCGAAAAAGGCAAGGTGATGCTGACAGTATCCCAGATGGCGGCGGGCAACGGCAGGGTGAGGACAGTATTTACCGTTAAGGACAACGGCATAGGTATGTCCGAAGAGTTCACAAAGAATATGTTCAAGCCTTTCACTCAGGAGAGGACAGCCGCAACTGCCGAGATACAGGGCTCGGGTCTTGGACTTTCCATAGTCAAGAACCTTGTGGATCTGATGGGCGGAGATATCCGTGTGAAATCGCAGATCGGCGTGGGAACGGAATTTATTGTCGAGATCGACTGCGAACCGGCATCGGGCGGTAAGGCTAACGATAAGAACGCAGATATGAGCTATGATTTCAGCGGAAAGCGTGCCCTGGTGGTGGATGACCATTCCATCAACCGCATACTCGAAGTCAAACTGCTGAAACGTGTCGGCTTTGAGACCGACTCAGCCGCCAACGGCTATGAGTGCCTGAAAAAGTTCATTGCATCGGAGATCGGATATTACGATGTGATACTCATGGACGTTAAAATGCCTGTTATGGACGGACTTGAAGCCGCAGGCAAGATACGCGCCTTAGAGCGTACAGACAGCGCAAAGGTCAAGATGATAGCCATGAGCGCGAACTCATATCCCGAAGATATGGAAAGGTCGAAAGAGGCAGGCATGGATATCCATATAGCTAAGCCTGTTATACCCTCGGTGCTTTATTCAGAGCTTGCCGGGCTGCTGAGATGA
- the proC gene encoding pyrroline-5-carboxylate reductase, which translates to MSYKVGFIGAGNMGSAIMKGILGSSMSSEIELYAYDSSEAAEERAKAMGVKGLESEAELTAKCDCVFLAIKPQQLDEVLAKIKNEVTKDKVIVSICAGVTDDNIASKTIEGAKVVMVMPNTPLLLGEGATALAKSDSVTEEEFALVCRIFGSCGIYSVLPKDKMKEVIAINGSSPAFIYLYAQCFIDYAKSVGIDEKAATDLFAKSLIGSAKMITDSGKTLDELITMVSSKGGTTIAGLEKLRANNIEKAVKECCEACTNRAYELAK; encoded by the coding sequence ATGAGTTATAAAGTAGGATTCATCGGCGCAGGCAATATGGGCAGCGCTATAATGAAAGGTATCCTCGGCAGCAGCATGAGCAGCGAGATCGAGCTTTACGCATACGACAGCAGCGAGGCAGCTGAGGAAAGAGCTAAGGCTATGGGCGTTAAGGGTCTTGAAAGCGAAGCAGAGCTCACTGCAAAGTGCGACTGCGTATTTCTTGCCATAAAGCCCCAGCAGCTGGACGAAGTTCTTGCGAAGATAAAGAATGAAGTAACCAAGGATAAGGTGATAGTATCCATATGCGCAGGTGTTACCGATGATAATATCGCTTCAAAGACCATCGAGGGCGCAAAGGTAGTTATGGTAATGCCGAACACTCCTCTGCTGCTTGGCGAGGGCGCTACCGCTCTTGCAAAGTCCGACAGCGTTACCGAAGAAGAGTTCGCACTGGTTTGCAGGATATTCGGTTCATGCGGTATCTACTCGGTACTGCCCAAGGATAAGATGAAAGAGGTCATCGCCATAAACGGTTCTTCACCCGCTTTCATTTACCTCTATGCACAGTGCTTCATCGACTACGCAAAGAGCGTGGGCATCGATGAAAAGGCTGCTACCGACCTTTTTGCAAAGTCGCTGATAGGCTCTGCAAAGATGATAACCGACAGCGGCAAAACTCTTGATGAGCTGATAACCATGGTATCATCAAAGGGCGGCACCACCATCGCAGGTCTTGAAAAGCTGAGAGCAAACAACATCGAAAAAGCAGTAAAGGAATGCTGCGAAGCCTGCACCAACAGAGCTTACGAGCTGGCAAAATAA